The following proteins are co-located in the Dyadobacter chenwenxiniae genome:
- a CDS encoding phospholipase D-like domain-containing protein, translating to MKTETYHFKAIDRFHAKIYIGDHAAILGSSNFSKSGTIAQTEANIRVE from the coding sequence ATAAAAACAGAGACTTATCATTTTAAGGCCATAGATCGATTCCACGCGAAAATTTACATTGGCGATCATGCTGCGATTTTGGGTTCCTCTAATTTCAGTAAGTCAGGAACAATCGCTCAAACTGAGGCTAACATTAGAGTCGAATAA
- a CDS encoding helicase-related protein gives MYKDIKRIGEYYFSKGKDYNDELIALLKKLFKDADWEDSCRNTGKQMDAGVSGFISSFNVARTLALSKNRYCSRYEDYAGSRARANRGPDRKWQNNRRELSKVNQLINQTKSHKKILAFDSTVITLDYLHKLLSEKRPDLTTIVAAGHNTGNREKVTRLFALENQADEKLIALCSDAMSEGINLQDASCLVLLDMPSVLRIIEQRIGRLERMDCEHQEITILWPDDSEEFSLNGDKRMIDTLMVTKA, from the coding sequence ATGTATAAAGACATTAAGCGCATCGGAGAATATTATTTCAGTAAGGGAAAAGACTATAATGATGAGTTGATAGCACTGCTTAAAAAGCTATTTAAGGATGCGGATTGGGAGGACAGTTGCCGAAATACTGGAAAGCAAATGGATGCGGGAGTATCCGGTTTTATATCAAGCTTTAATGTCGCAAGAACTTTGGCCCTCTCAAAAAATCGGTATTGCTCGCGCTATGAAGATTATGCAGGATCAAGGGCGCGTGCTAATCGCGGACCCGACAGGAAGTGGCAAAACAATAGAAGAGAGCTGAGTAAAGTGAACCAGTTGATCAATCAAACCAAGAGTCATAAGAAAATTCTTGCGTTTGATTCTACTGTTATCACGCTGGATTATCTACACAAATTACTTTCAGAAAAGCGTCCGGATCTGACAACGATCGTTGCTGCGGGCCACAATACCGGCAACCGAGAGAAAGTTACCAGACTTTTTGCATTAGAAAATCAGGCAGATGAGAAATTAATTGCGCTTTGTTCCGATGCAATGTCGGAGGGGATCAACCTTCAAGACGCCAGTTGCCTGGTTTTGCTGGACATGCCCAGTGTATTGCGAATAATCGAACAGCGTATCGGTCGGCTGGAACGCATGGACTGCGAGCACCAAGAGATTACCATCCTTTGGCCTGACGATTCGGAAGAATTTTCACTGAATGGTGATAAAAGAATGATTGATACGCTCATGGTAACCAAGGCCTGA
- a CDS encoding FAD:protein FMN transferase: protein MKHYLALFALFFSFAGHAQVLRKRTTMLMGGRFDITIVAKDSAEAEENIKEVIAEITRIENLISDWKPTSLVSEVNACAGIRPVHVEMEVFELTERAIALSILTNGAFDISFAAMDRIWKFDGSMTEMPTAVAIAKSVEKVGYQNIILDKKHMTIFLKRKGMKIGFGALGEGYATDRCRDMMLKKGVEAGIVNGSGDMSAWGKQPDGSDWVIGITDPKRQGALFAVVPLRQGAVVTSGSYEKFVVFNNKRYSHIINPATGYPATGLTSVTVFGPSAERANGFSTSLMVLGKNAGMKLINDFPEFSCIMITDNGKVFTSKNFDISDYQTQ from the coding sequence ATGAAACATTACCTTGCACTTTTTGCCCTTTTTTTCTCCTTCGCAGGTCATGCCCAGGTTTTGCGAAAACGTACCACCATGCTCATGGGCGGGCGTTTCGACATTACAATCGTCGCCAAAGATTCGGCGGAGGCAGAGGAGAATATCAAGGAGGTCATCGCTGAAATCACGCGGATCGAAAACCTGATTTCCGATTGGAAGCCCACATCCCTGGTTTCAGAAGTAAATGCGTGTGCGGGCATTCGTCCGGTGCATGTCGAAATGGAGGTCTTTGAGTTAACAGAAAGGGCGATCGCGCTCTCGATATTAACCAACGGTGCCTTCGATATCAGCTTTGCCGCTATGGACCGCATCTGGAAATTCGACGGATCTATGACCGAAATGCCGACCGCTGTGGCGATTGCAAAATCCGTTGAAAAAGTGGGTTATCAAAACATTATTCTTGACAAAAAACACATGACTATTTTCCTGAAAAGGAAGGGAATGAAGATCGGGTTTGGGGCGTTGGGCGAAGGCTATGCGACGGATCGATGCAGGGATATGATGCTTAAAAAAGGGGTTGAAGCGGGCATTGTGAATGGTTCGGGCGATATGAGCGCGTGGGGAAAGCAGCCGGATGGCAGCGATTGGGTGATCGGCATTACAGACCCGAAACGACAGGGAGCACTTTTTGCAGTGGTGCCGCTCCGCCAGGGCGCGGTGGTGACTTCGGGGAGTTATGAGAAGTTTGTGGTGTTCAATAATAAACGTTATTCGCACATAATCAATCCCGCAACCGGTTACCCCGCAACCGGACTCACCAGCGTGACCGTTTTTGGCCCCAGCGCCGAGAGAGCCAATGGTTTCAGCACTTCATTGATGGTTTTGGGGAAAAATGCCGGAATGAAACTGATTAATGATTTTCCTGAATTCAGCTGCATTATGATCACCGACAACGGCAAAGTTTTCACTTCCAAGAACTTCGATATTTCGGACTATCAGACTCAGTAG